In Candidatus Woesearchaeota archaeon, the genomic stretch GGGCAGATATGGCCTACAGCGATGCCAGTTCTTTCTATTATCTTTTTGAAATTGTTGCAGTAGTGAGGGCCGCCTATGCCGACAGCTATCTGCTGATCTTCAAGGGGCGGTTTTTCGGTTATGTTCATTATCACTTGAGCTATAATATTTCCTGCTTTCTTGTTTTTCCAGTGCTCCTCTGTTGAGCCTATCTCGATATAGAGTGCAGGCTTTTCAAGATAAGGGCCGTGGTGAGTGCATTCTAATGTTATATCATGATCCTGAACAGATTTTTGGTGTTTTTTTAATTCCAGATATGCTTGTTTTAGCTTTAATGCAGGAGCGATGCATAGCTTAGAGCCCTGCCCGCCGAAATCAGCCTTAGACCAGTTTCCGGGAGAGTGGCAGCTTAATGAATGAATGCCCTGCTTGCTTTGGTGCCTGGTTGCAAAGATAAATAAATCCGCTTCTATTTTTTTGTCGATGTTCTCTGCCCTGACTGATTCTTCCCCAATTGTGTAAATCCTGCAATTCCTGTATTTATGGGCAGGATGGCTTTCGAGCCTATTAATTTCTTTAAACGGGCAAAGCTGCAGTAAACATTCCCTGATGTTTATGCCAGCAGGATCTTTTTCTGATATGATGATTGCGTATTGCATCTAGCCAGAAAAAGCGGCATGATATAAAAATTTGCCTAAAGCATGGCTTTCCAGCCAGTTGTTATAAATTCAACTGCCAGGGATGCAAGTATCAGCCCCATTACCCTGCTTAGGAAATCGGCGCCCTGCCTTCCAAGAAATTTGTAGAGATGATCAGAGTATCTTAGAGCAACCCATGTAATAAACAGGTTTAGAATCGAAGCTATAAGTGTAATAAGGATGCCTACGGTGTCCACCAAGAGAATAACTGTTGTAATCACACCTGGCCCGGTTATTAGGGGTGTTGCTAATGGAACAATGGCAAATTCATACTTTTCCACCCTTCTTTCCCTAATCCTTAAACCCAAGACCATCTCCAGGCCGACGATTAGTATGATAATCCCGCCCGCAATCCTGAATGAATCTATGGAAATTCCGAAGAAATCCAGTAAATTTTTACCTAAGAACAGAAAAACAATAAGCATAACGCTTGCTATTGTCAGAGCCTTGTTCACGCTTATGATCTTTTTTTCCCTGCTTAGCTTTTTTGTTAAGCTCCAGAAAATAGGAATATTGCCCAATACGTCCATGATTACAAAGATCGCGAAAAACGCTTTCAGGAATTCATCTATCATCCCTGGTTTTTGAAATAACTAATATTTAATTTTTTGTATTCTACTTCCATAATGAAAATAAAAAATAGCCGATAAATTTATATATAAGTATTTTTATAAGCTTTAAATTAAATATAAAAATAAGTATAAATTATATTTTCGGAAACTTTAAAAAGAAAAATTTATAAATAAGTATTTTAATAAGTTTGTAAATAAGTATTTTTTAAAAAAAAATGCCGGCAGAATTTAGGAGAAAACTGTACAAGAGAGGAAGCAGCTTCGAGACGACTATTCCAAGGCCTTTGCTGTTTGCCTTAGACATTTCTAAGAATAAATACAATGTTGTTTTTGCTTATGATCCTGATGAAAATAAGTGGTATATTAAATTTGAGCCAATAAAAGAAGGTGAGCCAATATGAAATACAGGCTTAGGGAAGTCATAGATAATCTGGATTTCAATGAGCTGGTTAAGATGAAGAAGGACATTGAGCACGGCGGCTTTCATCTAAGGCAGTTCCTTGACAAGAAGATAACTGAAAGAGAGAAAGAGCATGAGGAATTTTGTGCAATTTGCTCCTCAAAACTGGACTCAAGAAGAACAAACAACTTTACATTAATTTTCGGGCCCGATGATTTCAGAAAGAAAGCGAGCTTTGACGGCATTGATTGCCTTGAATATTTTATAAATGACTTAAAGAAAATGAAAAAGGTGGTGCATTGATGGAAAAAATATCAGAAAAAAACGAGCAGGAAGAAGAGATAATAGAGCTTGACCTAAACAAGCCATGGATAGGGGGGGGAAATTCAAACAGGAAGTTTAAGAGGTACATGGAATATGCTGACAGCCTGTATGCACACGAGGAAAAGAAACCAAAAAGCAAAGAAGAAAATTTTATAAAAATTATAAATTAAGGGAATGGGAGAGATGGCTGATTTTAAAAATCTTAATTTACTATTTCCTGTAGCTCTTCAATATCGCTTGTAATGTCATCAAGGCCCTCTACCACATCTTCACTGCCTTGGGAAGCTCCTTCTGTGCTGCTGATTTCCGGCGGCTTTTCCTTAAGCTCTGTCTCAAATGTCTGCGTTGTTCTGGCGCAACCAATAATAAAGACCGCTATTAAAATAAAGCCCAGATTTTTTTAATCATTTTTACAGCCCTCCTGTTATTTAATATACTTTTTTATATACTGGTATATAAATATTTTTATTTAGAGCGATATTTAAGCTCTACTTGCATTGCTGAATTTGGCAAGCGCACATAATTGCCTGCTTTATTGCAATTACCGGCAGGAATCCCGGAATTTATATAAGCATGTCTATAGCTTTAAATAGGATTGAAATATCCAAAAACACATGCAATATTTCCATGAAGTGATTTCACTAATAAAAAAAGAGAAGCCGGATAAGGAAAAACTTTCCAGGATCAAGTTAAAACTGTGCAAAAAACACCGCCTTAAGAAAATTCCCACTGACATTGAGATTCTTTTAAAAGCAGGAAAACAGGATATCCCGAAGATAAAAAAATTCCTGATGACAAAGCCGACAAGAAGCATAAGCGGGGTAGCTGTTGTTGCTGTCATGTCGAAGCCCTATGAATGCCCCCATGGTAAATGCTCGATATGCCCGGGGGGGATTGACAGCTATTTCGGCACTGTGCCGCAGAGCTATACAGGAAAAGAGCCTGCGACGAGGCGGGCGATAAGAAATAATTACGACCCTTATCTTCAGGTTATGAACAGGCTGGAGCAGTATGTAGTGCAGGGGCATGTGCCTGATAAGACAGAGCTGATCATAATGGGGGGCACTTTTCCCTCTTTTCCTAAGATATACAGGGACAATTTTATCATGTACAGCTTCAAGGCAATGAATGATTTTTCCAAGCTTTTTTTTAGGAAAAATGAGCTTGATATTATCAAATTTAAGCGGTTTTTCGAACTTCCGGGGGATATAGGCAGCGGGAAAAGGGAGAGAAGCATAAGGAAGAAATTGCTGCAGCTGAAGGTTATTCACAAGAAGGATTTAGGGGATGAGCAGAAAAGGAATGAGACTTCTAACATAAGATGCACCGGCCTGACATTAGAGACAAGGCCTGATTTTGCTAAATTAAGGCATGCAAACGACATGCTAAGATTGGGCTGCACAAGAGTTGAGCTTGGAGTGCAGAGTGTTTATGATGAAGCCCTGGAAAGAGTTGAAAGGGGGCATACTGTCGAAGATTCGGTTTCCGCTACAAGGATATTGAAGGATTTGGGGCTTAAGGTTAATTACCACATGATGCCAGGCCTGCCCGGAGCCAGTTATAAAAAGGACCTGGAAGGGTTAAGGAAATTATTTTCTGATCCGGGATTCAGGCCTGATATGCTCAAGATATATCCCTGCATGGTGCTTAAGGGGACTAAGCTGCATGATGAGTGGAAGAAAGGGGATTATGCTCCCATGAATACGAAAAAGGCAGCTTCTTTGATTGCGGAATTCAAGAGATATGTTCCCGAGTATGTAAGAATCATGAGAGTACAGAGGGACATCCCCACATTCATGACCGAAGCAGGGGTTGACAGGACAAACCTCAGGCAGTATGTTAAGAATACGCTTGAAGATAAGGGAATAAAGTGCAGGTGCATAAGATGCAGGGAAATCGGCAGGAGCGGTGGAAAGATTAAAGGATATAAAATTAAGGCTGTTTCCTATTGTGCTTCCAAGGGAAGGGAATTTTTCATTTCTGCTGAAAAGAATGACATGGTTATCGGCTTCTGCAGGCTTAGGTTTCCCTCTGCTGCTTTGAGGGATGAGATTACGCAGGATTCAGCTTTAGTCAGGGAGCTGCATGTTTATGGCGAGGCTGTTTCGCTAGGAAGCAAAGGCGAGATACAGCACAAGGGAATAGGGAAGAGGCTGCTGCTTGAGGCTGAAAAGCTCTCCAAGAAAAACGGAAAAAAGAAGATTGCTGTTATTTCAGGAATAGGAGCCAGGAATTATTACAGGAAGTCGGGCTATATCAGAGAAGGGGTATATATGATTAAGAGGCTTACCCCCTACACTTTCATATTTTAAATGAATGAAATCTAAACTTTTTTATAAACAGCAATAACCT encodes the following:
- a CDS encoding NAAT family transporter, with amino-acid sequence MIDEFLKAFFAIFVIMDVLGNIPIFWSLTKKLSREKKIISVNKALTIASVMLIVFLFLGKNLLDFFGISIDSFRIAGGIIILIVGLEMVLGLRIRERRVEKYEFAIVPLATPLITGPGVITTVILLVDTVGILITLIASILNLFITWVALRYSDHLYKFLGRQGADFLSRVMGLILASLAVEFITTGWKAML
- a CDS encoding tRNA uridine(34) 5-carboxymethylaminomethyl modification radical SAM/GNAT enzyme Elp3; translated protein: MQYFHEVISLIKKEKPDKEKLSRIKLKLCKKHRLKKIPTDIEILLKAGKQDIPKIKKFLMTKPTRSISGVAVVAVMSKPYECPHGKCSICPGGIDSYFGTVPQSYTGKEPATRRAIRNNYDPYLQVMNRLEQYVVQGHVPDKTELIIMGGTFPSFPKIYRDNFIMYSFKAMNDFSKLFFRKNELDIIKFKRFFELPGDIGSGKRERSIRKKLLQLKVIHKKDLGDEQKRNETSNIRCTGLTLETRPDFAKLRHANDMLRLGCTRVELGVQSVYDEALERVERGHTVEDSVSATRILKDLGLKVNYHMMPGLPGASYKKDLEGLRKLFSDPGFRPDMLKIYPCMVLKGTKLHDEWKKGDYAPMNTKKAASLIAEFKRYVPEYVRIMRVQRDIPTFMTEAGVDRTNLRQYVKNTLEDKGIKCRCIRCREIGRSGGKIKGYKIKAVSYCASKGREFFISAEKNDMVIGFCRLRFPSAALRDEITQDSALVRELHVYGEAVSLGSKGEIQHKGIGKRLLLEAEKLSKKNGKKKIAVISGIGARNYYRKSGYIREGVYMIKRLTPYTFIF